CTATCAAGACATAAAAAGCATACATTCAACATTTGCAAAAGAAGGCAAATTATAAATTGGATAGAGATACATATGCAGTGATAAAACAATGACATTGACTCATAGAGCCCATTTCAGAGGGGAAATAGGAttgaatattggcaatttcataggAATCAATATCATAGAAGAATAGCAAAGAAATTATAAATTGAGATTTCACTATAGTGCTTActtggagaaagagagagtgatgTGACTGGGACACACTTCAAGTGGATTCTCTGATTATggcattgttttatttcttcacccAGGTGAAGAATATATGTTTCATTATGTTACTGTTCTTTAAGAACTATAGATACATTTGTAcactattttgtatatattttaacaagAAAAGTTTCTGAAAGGCCTTCATATTTCAGATTCTAAACACATTCTCCAAGAGGCTTCTAGTATTAAAGATCCTCATTTCAAACTTCAAAGTACAGCAGAATcccataaaatgttttaaagtgtgAATCCTTTGATGTCTCTGCAGAGATTCAAAGTCTGTAGTTCTTGTGTGAGGTCCAGGAAACTTCCTGTCATATAAAAGCCTCAGCTGACTCAGTTTTGCAAGTGTTCTATGGAAGTCGATGCAGGACTCTCTGCGCTGCAAGATACGGTGACACCAGCCAGGGAGCTGTCCTCAAATTGTGGTGCTGAATATAATGCCTATCTCTCCATTCCGTGAGGACCACAACAGAAAGCAGCCTGGGCACTTTCTTGATTGTCCTGTGATACTTCCATCGTTTTCATCCACCAACAGACGGAAATGGTTCTGACTAACGGCCCTGCTTTTTTCTGCTTTGGGGAAAGATTCTCCTGCTAATCCTGAcagctttcattttctcctgtgctGTTTTACACTCAATATTCCCTTCTAAAAGTAAAGTACATCTCCACAGAAAAAAACCGTTTTCTTCATAGACACATTAGAAAGTTTTGCAGGAGAGCCCAAAGACTACAAGAAATCCTTTAATAATTCAAAGATTTAATTCATTTTACCCAACCATGTTTCTCTGTTTGGACTCCAGCAGAGATGAATGAGAAATACAGCAAGATGAGGTGACCAAGGAGAAAGTAAAAACTCAGatacattattataaataaatcagTAGAGAGGAATCACAGCTAgcaaaatgtgagaaaaatattACTAGTCTTTGATATTTCTAGACAATAATTATTCTCATGATTATGTTACTCAGACCAGAAAATGCTTCTGAtgaatattacaaaaatattaaataaatctcATGTTGAAGTCAATGTGAATAAAATATGTGTGAGTAAAAGTTACTAGATTAATGGACATCAGCAAGATATGGAACACTTCTGTATATGGACACTGGTTAAATttcattgagtatttttatcTGCCAGGCATCGTCGTGAAAGTTTGTAGTGGTTATGGGGATGGCTTCTTAACAGCAATTACGTTCCAGAGGGTGAGTTAGTCAAAGCCTCTCCTGGTAATAATTTTCCCCATCCAAGGAATTACATTCAGAAGAAGCTAATTTTTCTACTCTTAGTAATGAGGTGAAGAGATTGATTCCATAGAAAGAAACATTAATCACCAGATCCTCTATTAGCAATAGGCCCAGGGAAGGGCAGTTAATTTTCTGTTTCAAGAGATCATGTCTGGATATGACAGATCCATCTGTTGCAAACATCTGAAACATGAGTGGAACCAGACCTTGTTTGAAGACACCatgtgaaggaatgaatgaagccTTACTGTCCAGGTCCTGTATTTTCCCTATCTCTGAACTTCTTATGGTGAAAgacaattctattttttttcacgatttattgaggtataattgacaaaattttacaaatttcagCTGTTCAATGTGGTGATTTGATGTACTTGTATATTGTGCATTGATTACCACAAGgaagttagttaacacatccgtCACCTCATAACTCTCTTTATTATTTGAGCATATTAGAGTCAGGGTTTCTTATCCTTATTACAAACAAAGACCTCCTCATTGATATAGCTCACTCATCTCCTATCACATCAAACCTCTAAGATAATCTAATTACACCATTCTACAGAAACTGGAATTAAGTTTAGTGGATGTTGATGTTACCCCACTCAGATACAGTTTCCCAGTGACTGGCCTCAGTTGTTAATGAATTGAAGCATGAAATATCAGCTCTCTTGTTCCACAGCACTTTTaactctgtctgtcttatttcttttagcataacaccctcaaggtccatccatttttgTTCTCGTCTTTTCTAACACTGAATTGCAATTCTCATGATCTTAACAATAGAATCAGGCATAAGTCATCTCGAACGATCACCACAGCCTTGGTAAATCCTTTCCCAGCCCTACCCAGTTCATCCGCTTCACTTCTAAAAACATTTGCCCAAAAATCTCTATTAGAAGAACCTCTGACTCATTTTCTCCTCAGGGAATCTGACTCAGAAACTGAGATTAGAGATTGGAAATCACTTGACAAACATCACAGAGCTAGATAAAGTGCAAAGTAGGTTTCCACTCCAATTTAAAATGCTCTTGGTCCTTATGCTATCTGGTCATTTTAGAAGAAGTTGATGATGGAAATCAGGCATTCTCACTCACCCAATATTCTTTTCACTTTGACTATTCTAGAAACATCAGCCCAAAGCAGACGGGAAAGTCACTGAAAAGAAGGTACACTACCAATTATTTTTCTCAAGGCTCCTTTCATGTCCCTGTTCCTCAAGCTGTAGATAAAGGGGTTCAACATGGGAGTAACCATATTGTATATGACCGAAGCTACTGCCATCTTCCTGGAAGAGTGTGTAAATACAGAACTAATATATACCCCCACACCTGTCCCATAGAATAAAGACACAGCTGAGAGGTGAGACCCACAGGTGGAAAAAGCTTTATACTTTCCACCTACTGATGGCACTCTCAAAATAGATGATGCAATTTGagtataagagaaaataattccagAAGGAGGAACACAACCATATATGCTAGCTGCAAGATAAATCAGGATGCTATTGATGAGGGTATCAGAACAGGCAATCTTGATGACCTGAgcaatttcacagaaaaagagggGGATTTCTGGGTCTGGACAGAAGGACAAACGCAACACCATCAGACTGTGGATGAGGGCATTTAAAATGCTAATGAGCAGTGAGAGTAGAATCAGCAGGCCACAGAAGCGGGGGTTCATGATGACTGTGTACCTCAGTGGGTGGCAAATGGCTATATATCGGTCATAGGCCATAACTGCAAGgagaaaattttctaaattaggAAAAGTCAGGGCAAAGGAGACCTGTGTGAGGCAGCCTGTATAAGTGATGCTCTGATTCTGCTCTTTTATGTTCAGCAGCATCTTTGGGATTGTGGTTGTGCTTAAACAGATGTCAGTAAAGGACagattggagagaaagaagtacATAGGGGTGTGCAGATTGGAGTCAGTGATGATAGccaggatgatgagcaggtttccCAGGACAGTGACCAGATAAATGGACAGGAACAGGATGAACATGAGGGACTTAAGTTTGGGATCATTTGTTACTTCCATAAGATGAAATTCTATAACATCTGTTTCATTTGTGGGTTTCATGTTGTTGGCAAGTCTGATGGAAAAGATAGGATAGCAAAACAGTCAAATCTGTGCTCCACCATCAGGAGCATCACCAGTGGCAAATACTGTTCTGAAAGGAAGGAGACAAATGTAAGGAAACATCAAGGGAGTGTCTTCTGtaagtttatttttacttttttaaaaaacttcaagCTGATAAAACAGAATGCCAACATTTCTTAATTCAGGAAATGGTTAAGGGTGagcgttttttaaaaattagctataTTGTcctgattatttaaaattatggttACTTTATAAGAGAAATATATAGACTAGGGAGACAGCTTGAAGACTACGTCTGGATCCCTTGAGACCTCAGGTCCATGCAACAGAAATAGTACAAAGATATGTTAAGGAGGAGGAATGGGAAAATAAGCCAAAATTTGCCAAGCCTTCTGCACCCTACCATCACAGGAATGCAAGTAGATGTGACAGAATTTTATGACAGTCATCCTGTTTTAGAAGAGGCAGATTTCTGATCAGGAAGAAAGTGGTACTGGCCACAGTAGACTGAGTTACAAGTTAAGTGGACAAAAAGTTCTTGCATTTTGGTGCAAAGATACAAGAAAACATGAGAAGAAAATGACAGACATCTGGGTGACTTAATCATCTAACGTATTTACTTTCTTCATGGTTTCCCCTGAATGAACCGGTAGGAAAACACCTGCCCCCATTTCCAAACATTGACTAAAGGATATTAATTTACCAGGTTAGCATAAGAGCAAAACGATGTTTGATATGCTCTCTGCATGCAGCATCTGGGAGATCTTTCCTCAGGAAATGCAAAGAGATTGAGTGAGCCACTGGGATCCTGAGAAAGATGGAGCATCTATGGGAGGAAGCTCAGGTGCACTGCTTCTTTTCTGTGGAAGGATTGTGGAAGGAAGTGCTTACAGGCAGACTACAATCTCTGTATCCCTAGAGGCTCAGTTTCTGAAGCTCCTCATTAGCCAAGCAGTGTTATTGTCATTGAGGCAGTGCAAATCCTTATAGACCAAAACCCCAGAGGCAGGAATTAAGGATGGTTGCTTTCCTGACTCTGATGCATTGTACACCATTCTCAATCCAGTTTataaagaaatggggaaaaaagcctaaattcatatggaaccataTAAGACCCCTAGCAATCAAAGCTAtattgagcaagaagaacaaagctagagacaTCACACTCCATGAcatcaaattatactacaaacctatagtaatcaaaacactgtgGAACTGGCATAAACACAGACACATAGGCCACTGGAACAGAATAAAgggaccagaaataaacccatgcataaaTGCCCAACTAATCTTTGATAAGGTCTCCAAGAgtacacaatggggaaagaatagtctcttcaataaatggtgtcaggAAACTGGATCtccacatccaaaagaataaaattatgtgaatatcttacaccacacacaaaacaatTTGAATGGACACAAAACTTAAACAAAatacctgaaatcataaaactcctaggagaaaacataaggtaacagctccttgacattggccttggcaatgactttttgaatatgacaccaaaaacacaagccacaggagaaaaaataataaaggaggaTTACATCGTACTAAAAAGCTTCAGCAtagcaaaaggaaacaaaaaatgaaaagacgacctgaaaaatgggaaaaatatttgcaagccacacatctgataaggagttaatatccaaaatatataaggaacatgCAAGTCAATAGCAAAATAGTAACCAAATTAAAAAGGGGGCAAAGGggctgaatagacatttcttcaaagaaggcATACGAGtggccaacaagtatatgaaaaagttcaacatgactaatcatcagaagaaagcaaatcaaaaccacaatatgaAACCATCTCACCCATGTTAGGATGCCtattattaagaaaacaaaaccaaaaaatgaaaGATGATGAGTGTTGGTGATGATGTGAAGAAAAGGTAAGCCTAGGACACggttgttgggaatgtaaattggtgcagccaataCGGGAAACACTATGCAAGtacctcaaaaaattgaaaacagaactaccagcaatctcacttctgagtatatattcaaggaattaaaatcaggatctcaaaTAAATATATGTACTCCCATGTCTACTGCAGCATTATTCCAAACAGTCAAGATATGGAACCAATCTAAATATCCATCAGCACATAAATAGatagagaaaatgtggtgtatacatacaatgagatattattcagccttagaaagagaagtaaatcctgctatttgtgacaacatggatgaacccagaGGACCTTATACTAAGTATAATAATCCAGATACAGAAGGACATATATTGTATAATCTCTCTTGTATGTGGAATTGAATATAGTCAAACTCAAACACAGAGTCAAAATGATGTTTGCCTGGGACCGGGAAGAGGGGTAAATGGAGAAGTGATGGCCAAAGGttacaaagtttcagttaagcaagataaataagttctggaaatCTACTAGAAAGCATAGTGCCTACAGCAACAATACTGTAGTGTACTCTTAAAATTGGCTAAAAGGGTAGGTCTTAAGCTATGCGTTTTGATCAcaaataacaatagcaataatgatgatgatgatgatgatgatgatgatgataataatgaacAGGATAagaggaaactttgggaggttATGGATATGCCCACGATCTTAAAGGttgtgatggtttcacaggtgtatacttaTCCTCAAACGCAATGAGCTATATACATTAGTATGCAcagctttttacatgtcaattatattgaaataatgtggtttttaaaatgtaatactaATTAAGTAAGTGAAATCATGAGTGTACTAAAAAAATCAGTCTTAGAAGTTCAggtcctcttcctttctttttctggttgGACCCCACTAAAGTATGGGTCAGCCAGCCTTCATTACTGCCTCTTGAGGATTTTCAGAAGACATGCACTAGCATAAACTCCAGGACACTCCTATTTCCTGGGTTAAGATGAGACGCTAGAGAATTTTGACATCGGATCCTTCCAAACTGGGAAGACTTAATTGGCTCAGTCCAGAGCCTATCAATGTATTTTCCATTATTCTTATAAAACAATGATTTGGAAAATTTCTTTAGTGATGTTTTAAAGGAGAATAGCTCATTAGGatcttttttccaattattttattgagatcataatggtttataacattgcgtaaATTTGGAGTGTACATTatcatttatcaatttctgtatagactttATCATGTACACCACCAGTAGTACTTATCCTTCACTGTACATATGTGACGCTTTACCTGTTTCACCCACTcgcagcccccttcccctctggtaaccactaatctgttctcttttttcctgtttatcttccacatatgagtgaaatcatacagtatttctctttctcttgcttatttcgcttagcatcaCAACCTCAAgatccttccatgttgttgcaaatggggcaattttcttttcttatggctgagtagtactccattgtatatgtttaccacatcttctttatccattcttccataaaagggcacttgggttgctcccaagacttgactattgtgaataacgctgcaattaATAAAGGGTGCATAAATCtgtttggattgttgatttcaagattttggataaatacccagcagtgggatagctggatcatatggtagtactatttttaatttttcaggtaatatccatactgttttccatagtggcttcaccagtttgcattcatGCACCAGGAGTATATGAatgtccccttttctccacatcctcaccaacatctgttatcttttgtcttggtaataatagccattctgacaagtgtaacatgatatgtcattgtagttttgatttgaatttccctaataattagtgatgttgactatcttttcatgtttttgttggccatgtgtatatcctctttggaaaagcgtgtgttcatattctctgcccaaaTAAATGCAGAGTGAACATTTGACAAggtccaacatccacttatggtAAAATCTCTCAAAAAAATCACTCagtaaagtgggtatagaaggaaagtacctccacacaataaaggccatatgtaacaaacccacagccagcctcatattcaacagtgaaataTTGAAAGTCACCCCTTGGAGAacatgaacaagacaagggtgcccactcttaccactcctattcaaatAATACTGGAGgctttggtcagagcaattaggcaagaaaaaggaataaaggaatccaaatatAAAAGGAACAAGTGAAACTCTCACAGTTTTCAGATGGCATGATTCTATATAtgtaaaaccctaaagaatccatcagaaaactattagaaataatccaaaactacagcaaagtttcagggtacaaaatcaacttaaggTTCAGTTGTGTTTAtactaaggcaagggaaacaaaagaaaaaattaacaaatgggagtacatcagGCTGAAAAGTCTCTGCagggcaaaggaaatcatgaacgaAATGAAAAGAcccacaaactggaagaaaatatttgcaacatcgtatatccaacaaggggttaatatccaaaatagaaaaagaactcatacaactcaataataaaaaaacaaacaaattgatCATTAGGATCTTAATGTTTAAAGATAAATGGCAATATAAAAACTCTGCTTCCTGAATCATAAAATCTGAGCCAAACGTGGAGTTGTAAAAAGAACTATAGTGGAATTGATCATTTGGTGCAAATTTGGACTCAGATACACCTGAACTTATTCCAGCCTCTGGCATGTGCTTAAGGAACAGGGAAATTTTCACAACTATGTGAGAATCCTCTGTTTCCACACGTGTGAAGGGAACCATCATGAAAACTTATAGGGGATACATCAGGGATGAGAAATACATGGACAAAAACACAAAGCATAGTGCTTGACATATGGGCCCTTCTCAATATCACCTATAGTGATTTGTTTTTGGCATAACCATGATTTGACAAAGTGACAGGTTCATTATAGGAAGGAAAGTGAGTGGTGAGAtaagatgaaagaagagagaaaaaaagaatgatcttGGTATGGTAACTGCAAGTTTCAGAAAGGATTCATGTACTGACACTCCCACTGTAAATCTTGCTCATgtatagaagcagagggaaggaggaagcacTGGTACATTTCATTCTGGTTCATTAGCCTCTACTCTTTTGCTATATTCCCCTGTATTACAACATCAcaattcattttttcttgaaggaataggcattttcttttctttttttgaggaagatcagccctgagctaacatctgccaccagtcctcctctttttgctaaggaagattggccctgagttgaAATCCATACCCATCtatctctactttatatgtggaactcctgccacagcttggcttgataagcACTAAGTAGATCCATACTTGGGATCAGAAACTGCAAATCCctggccacggaagcagagtgtgtaaacttaaccactacaccaccaggctggccctggaatGAGCATTTTCATTGTGAGACATATGCACATGCGCGCACATGCACGAACACAAAGGTATGTGTGTGTAAGAGTAGTTTAAAACAATGCCAAGGAACTCAAAAAGTTCAAGACTGTCATCTCATCTTGGAATGGAAGGACAAgaatagaggaaaataaaaaagaatgttgtctctatacaaaatattttattacttaaagAGGAGAAATATAACAGCAAATGTCAAAATTTATTAACTCTGGAAACAGATACATGAGTACTTGTCCTGATATTCTGTGTTATTCtgtcttttaaaagatttcattggttactaaagatatatttatacaatggataTAGCCTATgggcttctttttatccatttcctctgcctcctAGAAAGGCAACAGGGTCAACCAATCATCATCACTACGAACGACTGTGAAGAATCATACACAGAACAATAAACATGAGATGAAC
The Equus caballus isolate H_3958 breed thoroughbred chromosome 7, TB-T2T, whole genome shotgun sequence genome window above contains:
- the OR7G62 gene encoding olfactory receptor family 7 subfamily G member 62 translates to MKPTNETDVIEFHLMEVTNDPKLKSLMFILFLSIYLVTVLGNLLIILAIITDSNLHTPMYFFLSNLSFTDICLSTTTIPKMLLNIKEQNQSITYTGCLTQVSFALTFPNLENFLLAVMAYDRYIAICHPLRYTVIMNPRFCGLLILLSLLISILNALIHSLMVLRLSFCPDPEIPLFFCEIAQVIKIACSDTLINSILIYLAASIYGCVPPSGIIFSYTQIASSILRVPSVGGKYKAFSTCGSHLSAVSLFYGTGVGVYISSVFTHSSRKMAVASVIYNMVTPMLNPFIYSLRNRDMKGALRKIIGSVPSFQ